In Schistocerca piceifrons isolate TAMUIC-IGC-003096 chromosome 9, iqSchPice1.1, whole genome shotgun sequence, the following proteins share a genomic window:
- the LOC124716818 gene encoding putative uncharacterized protein DDB_G0291608 has protein sequence MCPLSPHVPTQSKRARTVHTCRHSTHMSAQYTRAHSVHTCPLSPHVPAHYTRAHTVHTCPHSQRCPRSPTVPAQLTRAHSVHTCPLSPHVPTQSTRAHSVHTCPLSPHVPTQSTRAHSVHTCPLSPHVPTQSTRAHSVHTCPLSPHVPTQSTRAHSVHTCPLSPHVPTQSTRAHSVHTCPLSPHVPTQSTRAHSVHTCPLSPHVPTQSTRAHSVHTCPLSPHVPTQSTRAHSVHTCPLSPHVPTQSTRAHSVHTCPLSPHVPTQSTRAHSVHTCPLNPHVPTQSTRAHSVHTCPLSPHVPTQATRAHSGHTCPLRPHMPTLTTRAHSDHTCPLSPHEPDQSTRARLVHTC, from the coding sequence ATGTGCCCActtagtccacacgtgcccactcagtcAAAACGTGCCCGCACAGTACACACGTGCCGGCACAGTACACACATGTCCGCACAGTAcacacgtgcccactcagtccacacgtgcccTTTGAGTCCACACGTGCCCGCACATTACACACGTGCCCACACAGTACACACGTGCCCGCACAGCCAAAGGTGCCCGCGCAGCCCAACGGTGCCTGCACAGCTcacacgtgcccactcagtccacacgtgcccactcagtccacacgtgcccactcagtccacacgtgcccactcagtccacacgtgcccactcagtccacacgtgcccactcagtccacacgtgcccactcagtccacacgtgcccactcagtccacacgtgcccactcagtccacacgtgcccactcagtccacacgtgcccactcagtccacacgtgcccactcagtccacacgtgcccactcagtccacacgtgcccactcagtccacacgtgcccactcagtccacacgtgcccactcagtccacacgtgcccactcagtccacacgtgcccactcagtccacacgtgcccactcagtccacacgtgcccactcagtccacacgtgcccactcagtccacacgtgcccactcagtccacacgtgcccactcagtccacacgtgcccactcagtccacacgtgcccactcagtccacacgtgcccactcagtccacacgtgcccactcagtccacacgtgcccactcagtccacacgtgcccactcagtccacacgtgcccactcagtccacacgtgcccactcagtccacacgtgcccactcaatccacacgtgcccactcagtccacacgtgcccactcagtccacacgtgcccactcagtccacacgtgcccactcaggCCACACGTGCCCACTCAGGCCACACGTGCCCACTCAGGCCACACATGCCCACTCTGACCACACGTGCCCACTCTGACCACACGTGCCCCCTCAGTCCACATGAGCCCGAtcagtccacacgtgctcgcttagtccacacgtgctag
- the LOC124716819 gene encoding putative uncharacterized protein DDB_G0291608 yields MVHMCHHSPHVPTQSTRAHSVHTCPLSPHVPTQSTHEHSVHTCPLSPHVPTHYTCVRTVHTCPHSPRCPHSLKVPAQPKGAHSVHTCPLSPHVPTQSTRAHSVHTCPLSPHVPAQYTRARTAQTCPHSPHVPTQSTRAHSVHTCPLSPHVPTQSTRAHSVHTCPLSPHVPTQSTRAHSVHTCPLSPHVPAHYTRVRTVHTCPHSPKVPAQPTRAHSVHTCPLSPHVPTQSTRAHSVHTCPHSTHVPAQPKRARTAHTCPVSPHVPTQSTRAHSVHMCPHTTHVSAQYTRARTAQR; encoded by the coding sequence ATGGTCCACATGTGCCACCAtagtccacacgtgcccactcagtccacacgtgcccactcagtccacacgtgcccactcagtccacacgtgcccactcagtccacTCATGAAcactcagtccacacgtgccctctcagtccacacgtgcccacaCACTACACATGTGTCCGCACAGTTCACACGTGCCCGCACAGCCCAAGGTGCCCGCACAGCCTAAAGGTGCCCGCACAGCCCAAAGgtgcccactcagtccacacgtgcccactcagtccacacgtgcccactcagtccacacgtgcccactcagtccacacgtgcccactcagtccacacgtgcccGCACAGTACACACGTGCCCGCACAGCCCAAACATGCCCGCACAGcccacacgtgcccactcagtccacacgtgcccactcagtccacacgtgcccactcagtccacacgtgcccactcagtccacacgtgcccactcagtccacacgtgcccactcagtccacacgtgcccactcagtccacacgtgcccactcagtccacacgtgcccactcagtccacacgtgcccGCACACTACACACGTGTCCGCACAGTACACACGTGCCCGCACAGCCCAAAGGTGCCCGCACAGcccacacgtgcccactcagtccacacgtgcccactcagtccacacgtgcccactcagtccacacgtgcccactcagtccacacgtgcccGCACAGTACACACGTGCCCGCACAGCCCAAACGTGCCCGCACAGCCCACACGTGCCCAgtcagtccacacgtgcccactcagtccacacgtgcccactcagtccacatGTGCCCGCACACTACACACGTGTCCGCACAGTACACACGTGCCCGCACAGCCCAAAGGTGA